In Acanthochromis polyacanthus isolate Apoly-LR-REF ecotype Palm Island chromosome 15, KAUST_Apoly_ChrSc, whole genome shotgun sequence, a single genomic region encodes these proteins:
- the rgs17 gene encoding LOW QUALITY PROTEIN: regulator of G-protein signaling 17 (The sequence of the model RefSeq protein was modified relative to this genomic sequence to represent the inferred CDS: inserted 1 base in 1 codon) yields MTFEPRSVSGVEMXKRQAAHIEAPPQAPGQPRPNTCCLCWCGCCKCLWNEDRMERSERQTPTKMDSIEAAEEQHPNLDEVLSWARSFEMMLRSLEGREIFREFLRSEYSEDNLLFWLACDELKKETNPSVVDEKARIIYEDYVSILSPKEVSLDSRVREGINQSLAEPSNLMYEEAQLQIYTLMHRDSYPRFLNSSVYRDLLANRRRTCLDT; encoded by the exons ATGACTTTCGAG CCCCGGAGTGTGAGTGGAGTGGAGA AGAAAAGGCAGGCGGCTCATATCGAGGCCCCACCCCAGGCCCCTGGACAGCCCCGACCCAACACCTGCTGCCTCTGCTGGTGCGGCTGCTGCAAGTGTCTCTG GAATGAAGACAGAATGGAGAGGAGTGAAAGACAGACCCCCACCAAGATGGACAGTATTGAAGCTGCTGAAGAACA acaccCCAATCTGGACGAGGTGCTGTCGTGGGCTCGGAGCTTTGAGATGATGCTGCGCTCGCTGGAGGGCCGGGAGATCTTTCGGGAGTTCCTGCGCTCCGAGTACAGCGAGGACAACCTGCTCTTCTGGTTGGCCTGCGACGAGCTGAAGAAGGAGACGAATCCCTCAGTGGTGGATGAGAAGGCCAGGATCATATACGAAGACTACGTGTCCATATTGTCACCCAAAGAG GTGAGTCTGGACTCGCGGGTCAGAGAAGGAATCAACCAGAGCCTGGCGGAGCCCAGTAACCTCATGTACGAGGAGGCCCAGCTCCAGATCTACACCCTGATGCACCGCGACTCCTACCCCCGTTTCCTCAACTCCTCCGTTTACAGAGACCTCCTGGCCAACAGGAGGCGCACCTGCCTCGACACCTAG